From the Pseudodesulfovibrio indicus genome, the window GATCAGGCAGGGGAGGAAGAGGACAACGGGAACGGCAACGGCCGCATCAGCCGCGAGGAGCTGTATGCCGACGTCCTGGACACGACCCTGCTCTCCCGGCATTACGCCATGCTCGTGCTGTTCTCGTCCCTGGTGGGGATCATCGGCCTCATGCGCGGCAATGTGGCGATCATCATCGGGGCCATGGTCCTGGCCCCGCTGCTCGGTCCCAACGTGGGGTTGGCCCTGGCCACCACCCTGGGGGACAGGAAGCTCACCTGGGAGTCCATCAAGACCCTGACCGTGGGCGTGGTTTTGTGCTTTGCGCTGTCCGCCGGAGCCGGGCTGCTGCTCGGCCTGCCCGACCCGTCCGAGGAGCTGATGAGTCGCAGCGTGACCGAATTTTCGGACATCATCCTGGCCATGGTCTCGGGCGCGGCCGGGATTATCACCGTGACTTTGGGCGTCCCCACCTCCCTGGTGGGGGTCATGGTCGCGTTGTCCCTGCTTCCGCCGCTCATCGCCTGCGGCCTGTTCCTGGGTGCGTCCATGTTCCCGGAGGCGGGCGGCGCGGGGCTGCTCTTCGCGGCCAACGTCATCTGCCTGAACCTGGCGGGCGTGGTCACCTTCCTGGCCCAGGGCATCCGTCCCCTTTCCTGGTATGAAAAAGAGCGCGCCAAGAAGGCCACCCTGCAGGCGGCCCTCATCTGGACCGTGCTGCTGGCCGCCCTGGTCGGGCTGATGCTGCTCCAGACCCGCTAGAAGTCCTGTTCGTTTCCGAGCCGCCAGTGATTGGCGTAGACGTCGAAGGACCGGCCCCGAAGCCGGCCCACGAGGGTGATGCCGTGCGCCCTGGCCACGTCCACCCCGGCGCTGGTGGCCGCCGAGAAGCCGCAGAGCACCGGGAGGCGCACCGCGGCGGCCTTGGCCGCCATGGCCAGGGCGATGCGCGACGAGAGCATGCCGATGGCCGCCGATCCGAGCGTGCCTTCCAGCAGGGCGCGGCCGATGGCCTTGTCAAAGGCGTTGTGCCGCCCGACATCCTCGCCGTAGGCGAGCAGCGCCCCGTCGGCATCGAAGAGCGCGGCCGCGTGGGTCGAGCCGGTGTTGCGGAAGAGGTTCTGCCTGCGTTCGAAGAGTTCCTTCAGCTTGAAGAGCATCCCGGGGGCGATGCGCAGGGGCGGGCGCTCCGCGGTCAGGGCGCGGGGCCGGGCTTGCGCAGGGTCACCGCCACTTCGGCCGGAGAGCCGTAGGTGAACGAGATCCGCTCCACCTCGGCCGCCGAGCGGATTCTTCCCTCGCAAAGGAGGTGTCCGACCACCAGGTTCAGGTCGTCTCCCGGCGTCCTGGACAGGACCGTTTCGGGATGATCCCCGGCCCGCACCAGGAGGTCGGCCTCCACGGCGATGACGTCCTCGCGGTCCGCCAGTCCGCCTTCGCCCATTCGCCGCAAGGGGACCGTGCATTCGCGGGACGTGGCGGCGGGGACCGGCTCGGGCAGCGGGGAGAGGGGAACGGTCGGGATGCGCAGGAGCGAAGTGGTCATGGGTCCGCCTAGGTAAGGGTGTTCCAGAGGGTGTTGGCGAGGGGATTGAGGGCCTGCTTCCGGGCCAGGATGTCCAGGTGGATCAGCCCCAGCTGGAGGACGTCCGGGTCGGGCCGTTCGGCGTAGTCGCGCAGGTCCACGCAGAGCAGGTAGCTGCCGCAGGCGCGGCAGGCCTCGATCCGTTCATGCCTGGCCCCGTCGACGAAGAGCAGCTCCCGCGTCTTGTCGTCCGCGTTGCCGCAGGCGGCGCAGGCGGTCCGGCTGAAGTGCCAGTCGTGCCCGCACAGGGAACAGTGCAGAAATTTTTTGCCGCCACCGCCCACCAGGTACTCGGACTGTCCGCTGTCCGGCGGGGCGAGCTGGGCGATGGACGGGGCGGAGCCGCAGACCGGGCAATGGCCGCGCTCCCAGGTGATCCCGGCCAGTTTCCCGCCCACGGATTCGGCCAGGCAGCCGAGGACCGGGCCGGACGCGGCGTCCACCGCAAAGGGCAGCGCCGCCGTGGGCGTGATCCCGGCGGAGATTGCGGGGTCCACCAGCCGGTCCGGGCCGCCGTCCAGGCGGGACCGCAGGAGCTCGGCCGTTTTTCCGGGGGCCAGGAGCAGCTCGCGCAGCCGTTCGGCGTGGTCCGGGGCGAGGGCCAGGGTCTTGACGATCACGGGCAGCAGGAGCCCGGCGGATTTCGTCAGCGCTTCGCCCCACGGCGTGAGGTCCAGCCCGGTCAGGACGGGCACGCCGTCGGCCAGCCTCGCCTCGTCCACGTCCGGGACGAGGAGTCCTTGGTTGCGCGCTGCCTCGCGGGCGCGCTCCCCCATGATGAAGAGCGGTCCGAACCGCTCCGTCAGCGGGTGGTAGGCGGCGTCGCGGGTGCGGATGCCTTCGACGGTGGATTCAATTCTTGCCAGGGCGGTGGTCATGGTCATGGTTGCTCCATGCTCCCCCCTTTGGCGGGGCGCGATGCGCCCCGCCCGGAGAGGGAAGGTTGAGAGGTGTTCTAGCTTTTCATTGCCCTGAAGGGGCGGGCCAGCGTCGCCAGGAACTGCTGCTTGGACATGGGGCCGGTTCCGGCCTGGGCCACGGCCTTGGTGTGGTAGTGCTCGGGCTTGTCGATCAGCAGGAAGATGACGTTGACGTCCTCGGGATCGGCCAGCATCGCGCCGGGCCATTTCTTCTTGAGGACGGCGAGCCGCTGTTCACCCAGCTTGAGCATGTCCGCGCGATCGCCGAAGTTCATGGCCCCGGTGGGGCAGGACTTGACGCAGGCCGGGGGCATGCCCGCATGGATGCGTTCGTTGCACATGGTGCACTTGGACAACAGCCCGGTCTTGTCGTTGCGCCGGGGGATGTCGTACGGGCACGCCTCGCGCACCTGCTCGGCCTCGTCGGCGGAGAACTTCGCGGTCTTTTCGGTGAAGATCACCGCGCCGGTCTTTTCATCCTTGACGATGGCCTCATCGAGGTACACGTCGCCCACTTCCTTGCAGGGCGGGACCTCGCAGTGCCGACACTGGTCCGGGAAGAAGTTCCAGCGGACCACGCCGTTGTCCAGGTTCTCGCTGAAGCGGACGAGCTTGTAGTTGTTGGGGTTCAGGTCCTTGGGGTTCTGGTGGCTTCCCCAGCCGACCTGGTAGGTCTTGTTGGCCGGAAGCTCGTTCCATTCCTTGCAGGCGATCTGACATCCGCGGCACGCCGTGCAGCGGGAGGTGTCGATCAATATGGATTTGGTCATGACGGTCTCCTTTCCTTATGGGGTGGCCAGTTCGGTGATCTTGGCCGCCTTGCGGATGTTCACGCAGCTCGCCTTGTACTCCGGGATGGTGGTGTTCGGATCGCCCACCGACGGCGTCAGCCTGTTGGTGGAGTCGCCGCTGCCGGGAGTGGTCCAACCGAAGCAGTAGGGCATGCCGATCTCGTGGATGATGCGACCGTGCACCTTGAGCGGGCGCATGCGGATGGTGACCATGGCCACGGCTTCGACCTGTCCGCGGATGGACTCCACGATGATCACCTCGCCGTTCTTGATGCCCTTCTCCTCGGCCAGCTCGTGGCTCATCTCGACGTAGAGCTGCGGCTCGGCCTCGAGCAGGTTGGGCACGTTGCGGGTCTCGCCGCCGCCGCACCAGTGCTCGGTCAGGCTGTAGGTGGTCAGCACGATGGGGTACTTGGGGTCTGCCGGCTTGGCCAGGATGTCCATGGCGCTGGTGGCGAACTTGTACACCGGGCTGTTCAACTGCTTGGAGAACAGGTTGCTGTCCACCGGGGTCTCCACCGGCTCGTAGTGTTCCGGGAAGGGACCGTCCTGCCTGCCGGGGCCGAACAGGTGGCCCAGGCCGTGGGTGTGCATGATGAAGGGGTACTTGCCCTTGCCGGTGGCCAGGGGCGGCCATCCGCCGTCGGGCACGTCGCCGATCCACTTGCCGTCCTTCCACTCGATGACCGCCTTGTCCGGGTTGAAGGGCTTGCCGTTCAGGTCCACGGAGGCGCGGTTGTAAAGGATGCGGCGGTTGACGGGCCAACACCACGACCAGTTGGGGAACAGGCCGATCTTGGCCTGCATGGGGGTCTGCTTCGGGTCGCGGCGCAGACACTTGTTGCCCTCTTCCTCGGTCCAGCTGCCGGCGTAGAGCCAGTTCAGGCTGGAGGTGGAGCCGTCGTCGCCCAGCGCGGTGAAGGAGGGAACCTGGTCGCCCTTCTTGTAGGTCTTGTTGCCGACCTTGGTGTCGCGGGTGAAGCGGCCGTTGATCCGCTGGCACAGGTCTTCGGGATCGAACTTGTCGGGCCAGTCGAGCTTGAGCACGGGGTCGGGGAAGGTGCCGCCTTCCTTGGCATAGAGCTCGCGGACCTTGTTCATGATCGGGATGTACATCTCGGCGAAGGGCCGGGCCTCGTACTGGGGTGGAACGGCCTGGCCGTGCCACAGCAGCCAGCGGCCGGAGTTGGTCACGGAGCCGCTCTTTTCAAGGCGGTGGGCGGAGGGCAGGAGGAAGAACTCGGTCTTGACGTCCTTCGGGTCCACGCCGGGCCGGTGCCAGTTGTCGGTGGTCTCTGAGTTGTGCAGCTCGGCGCAGACGACCCATTCCAGGTTGTCCATGGCCTTGCGGATCTTGTTGGTGTTGGGGACGCTGTTCATGGGGTTGAGGCCCATGAAGAAGCCGCCGGTCATCTCGCCCCGGTACATGCGGTCGAACATGAACAGGTAGGAGTAGTCGCCGCCCTTGTCGATCTTGGGCAGCAGCTCGTAGCAGAAGCCGTTTTTGCTGGTGGCGTTGTCGCCGAACCAGCCCTTGAGCAGGGAGGCGAAGTACTTGGGCTTGTGCTGCCACCAGTTGGCGGACTGCGGGTCCTTGCTGATCGGGGTGTTGGCCTTGTTGTAGGCCTCGTAGGTGTCCCAGTTGTCCTGCGGCATGGCCATGTAGCCGGGCAGGATGTGGTAGAGCAGGGCGTGGTCCGTGGACCCCTGGACGTTGGGTTCGCCGCGCAGGGCGTTGATGCCGCCGCCCGCGATGCCGATGTTGCCCAGGAGCAGCTGGATGATGCCGGAGGTGCGGATGTTCTGCACGCCCACGGTGTGCTGGGTCCAGCCCAGGGCGTAGAGGATGGTCCCCGCCTTGGTGCCGGTGCCGGTGGCGGTGTAGGTCTTGTAGACCTTGAGCAGGGTTTCCTCGGGCACGCCGGTGGTGGCCGAG encodes:
- a CDS encoding 4Fe-4S dicluster domain-containing protein codes for the protein MTKSILIDTSRCTACRGCQIACKEWNELPANKTYQVGWGSHQNPKDLNPNNYKLVRFSENLDNGVVRWNFFPDQCRHCEVPPCKEVGDVYLDEAIVKDEKTGAVIFTEKTAKFSADEAEQVREACPYDIPRRNDKTGLLSKCTMCNERIHAGMPPACVKSCPTGAMNFGDRADMLKLGEQRLAVLKKKWPGAMLADPEDVNVIFLLIDKPEHYHTKAVAQAGTGPMSKQQFLATLARPFRAMKS
- a CDS encoding formate dehydrogenase accessory sulfurtransferase FdhD is translated as MTTSLLRIPTVPLSPLPEPVPAATSRECTVPLRRMGEGGLADREDVIAVEADLLVRAGDHPETVLSRTPGDDLNLVVGHLLCEGRIRSAAEVERISFTYGSPAEVAVTLRKPGPAP
- a CDS encoding formate dehydrogenase accessory protein FdhE, encoding MTMTTALARIESTVEGIRTRDAAYHPLTERFGPLFIMGERAREAARNQGLLVPDVDEARLADGVPVLTGLDLTPWGEALTKSAGLLLPVIVKTLALAPDHAERLRELLLAPGKTAELLRSRLDGGPDRLVDPAISAGITPTAALPFAVDAASGPVLGCLAESVGGKLAGITWERGHCPVCGSAPSIAQLAPPDSGQSEYLVGGGGKKFLHCSLCGHDWHFSRTACAACGNADDKTRELLFVDGARHERIEACRACGSYLLCVDLRDYAERPDPDVLQLGLIHLDILARKQALNPLANTLWNTLT
- the fdnG gene encoding formate dehydrogenase-N subunit alpha, translated to MKCDRRRFLKLTASSAACLSLAQIGVVLTPIKSYAAGLKIDGAKEILTVCPFCSVSCFAIGYVKNGKLVSVEGDPDYPINEGSLCAKGAAMFSMTTSHHRVQKPMYRAPHSDKWEEKSWDWMIDRIARKVKDTRDKQFVAKNKAGNQVNRLESMFLMGTSHASNEECALTHQFARGLGVVHMDHQARVCHSSTVAALGESFGRGAMTNHWIDIKNADSILIMGSNAAEHHPISFKWVLRAKDKGATVMHVDPKFSRTSARSDFHVPLRSGTDIAFLGGMIKYIIDNEKYFKEYVVEYTNASIIVGKDFDFKDGLFSGYDPKTRTYDKSKWALEFGADGVPKRDKTLKDPRCVFQLLKKHYSRYSLDKVSATTGVPEETLLKVYKTYTATGTGTKAGTILYALGWTQHTVGVQNIRTSGIIQLLLGNIGIAGGGINALRGEPNVQGSTDHALLYHILPGYMAMPQDNWDTYEAYNKANTPISKDPQSANWWQHKPKYFASLLKGWFGDNATSKNGFCYELLPKIDKGGDYSYLFMFDRMYRGEMTGGFFMGLNPMNSVPNTNKIRKAMDNLEWVVCAELHNSETTDNWHRPGVDPKDVKTEFFLLPSAHRLEKSGSVTNSGRWLLWHGQAVPPQYEARPFAEMYIPIMNKVRELYAKEGGTFPDPVLKLDWPDKFDPEDLCQRINGRFTRDTKVGNKTYKKGDQVPSFTALGDDGSTSSLNWLYAGSWTEEEGNKCLRRDPKQTPMQAKIGLFPNWSWCWPVNRRILYNRASVDLNGKPFNPDKAVIEWKDGKWIGDVPDGGWPPLATGKGKYPFIMHTHGLGHLFGPGRQDGPFPEHYEPVETPVDSNLFSKQLNSPVYKFATSAMDILAKPADPKYPIVLTTYSLTEHWCGGGETRNVPNLLEAEPQLYVEMSHELAEEKGIKNGEVIIVESIRGQVEAVAMVTIRMRPLKVHGRIIHEIGMPYCFGWTTPGSGDSTNRLTPSVGDPNTTIPEYKASCVNIRKAAKITELATP
- a CDS encoding TIGR00341 family protein, producing the protein MALRVIEIVTPREDKEDVAKSLEERQSDEGYVFWGSPLDDGESLSFRVVLDVRETEDVLDKMENLFAWTDKYRIVVYPAEATLPRLDPLTKEEEAEKNGDQAGEEEDNGNGNGRISREELYADVLDTTLLSRHYAMLVLFSSLVGIIGLMRGNVAIIIGAMVLAPLLGPNVGLALATTLGDRKLTWESIKTLTVGVVLCFALSAGAGLLLGLPDPSEELMSRSVTEFSDIILAMVSGAAGIITVTLGVPTSLVGVMVALSLLPPLIACGLFLGASMFPEAGGAGLLFAANVICLNLAGVVTFLAQGIRPLSWYEKERAKKATLQAALIWTVLLAALVGLMLLQTR
- a CDS encoding formate dehydrogenase accessory sulfurtransferase FdhD gives rise to the protein MLFKLKELFERRQNLFRNTGSTHAAALFDADGALLAYGEDVGRHNAFDKAIGRALLEGTLGSAAIGMLSSRIALAMAAKAAAVRLPVLCGFSAATSAGVDVARAHGITLVGRLRGRSFDVYANHWRLGNEQDF